In Sulfitobacter albidus, the following proteins share a genomic window:
- a CDS encoding ABC transporter permease subunit: protein MRRFVLIAVPYAWLLALFLVPFLIVFKISLSDIALSIPPYTPTLKDGVAALIQGLDFENFWFLTTDDLYYKAYASSLKIALISTALTLLVGYPIAYGMARAPSEWRATLMMLVILPFWTSFLIRVYAWMGILSNEGLLNQLLIAMGLIDAPLTILNTNTAVYIGIVYTYLPFMILPIYATLERMDDSLIEAAEDLGCSRLSAFWLVTVPLSRSGIIAGSFLVFIPALGEFVIPSLLGGSGTLMIGKVLFEEFFNNRDWPVASAVAVILLLILIIPIVLFQRNQQKQAEAGA from the coding sequence ATGCGCCGCTTTGTCCTGATCGCGGTCCCCTATGCGTGGCTGCTGGCGCTGTTTCTGGTGCCGTTCCTGATCGTATTCAAGATTTCACTGTCGGATATTGCCCTGTCGATTCCGCCCTATACGCCGACGCTCAAGGACGGGGTGGCGGCGCTGATCCAGGGGCTGGATTTTGAGAATTTCTGGTTCCTGACCACGGACGATCTCTATTACAAAGCCTACGCCAGCAGCCTGAAAATTGCACTGATCTCGACCGCGCTGACGCTATTGGTGGGGTATCCTATCGCCTACGGCATGGCCCGCGCCCCATCGGAATGGCGCGCGACGCTGATGATGCTGGTGATTCTGCCGTTCTGGACATCATTTCTGATACGCGTCTATGCGTGGATGGGAATCCTCAGTAACGAGGGGCTGCTCAACCAATTGTTGATCGCCATGGGGCTGATCGATGCGCCGCTCACGATCCTGAACACCAACACCGCGGTCTATATCGGTATCGTCTATACCTACCTGCCGTTCATGATCTTGCCGATCTACGCCACACTGGAGCGGATGGATGATAGCCTGATCGAGGCCGCCGAAGACTTGGGCTGCTCGCGCCTGTCAGCGTTTTGGCTGGTGACCGTGCCCCTGTCACGCAGCGGCATCATCGCCGGATCGTTTCTGGTGTTCATTCCCGCGCTGGGCGAATTCGTCATTCCCTCGCTGCTGGGCGGATCCGGTACGCTGATGATCGGTAAAGTGCTTTTCGAGGAGTTCTTTAACAACCGGGATTGGCCAGTGGCTTCCGCCGTGGCGGTGATCCTGCTGCTGATACTGATCATTCCCATCGTGCTGTTCCAGCGGAACCAGCAAAAGCAGGCGGAGGCGGGCGCATGA
- a CDS encoding ABC transporter permease has translation MKRLSAFNVTSLTLGFAFLYLPMILLVIYSFNESRLVTVWAGFSTKWYGELLRDEAFLDAAYVTLQVAVVSSTIATVLGTMAAYVLVNAGRFFGRTLFSGMIYAPLVMPEVITGLSLLLLFIGIGLDRGVLTIVLAHTTFSMCYVSVVVSSRLVSFDRSLEEAALDLGCNRLDAFRLVTLPIIAPAVISGWLLAFTLSLDDLVIASFVSGPSSTTLPIKIWSSVRLGVTPEINALSTLMIAIVTVGVITASLISKRGAARAQADAQAADRATG, from the coding sequence ATGAAACGGCTCTCGGCCTTTAACGTGACATCGCTGACGCTCGGCTTTGCGTTTCTTTACCTGCCGATGATTCTGCTGGTGATCTACAGCTTCAATGAATCCCGTCTTGTGACCGTCTGGGCCGGGTTTTCGACCAAATGGTACGGAGAGCTTTTGCGGGACGAGGCGTTTCTTGATGCCGCCTATGTCACGCTGCAAGTAGCTGTTGTGTCTTCGACCATCGCAACCGTGTTGGGGACGATGGCGGCATATGTGCTGGTCAACGCGGGGCGGTTTTTCGGGCGCACCCTGTTCTCCGGCATGATTTATGCGCCCTTGGTGATGCCCGAAGTCATCACGGGCCTGTCCCTGCTTTTGCTCTTTATCGGGATCGGGCTGGACCGGGGCGTGCTGACAATCGTGCTCGCCCACACGACGTTTTCGATGTGCTATGTCTCGGTTGTGGTGTCCTCGCGACTGGTCAGCTTTGACCGGTCGCTGGAGGAAGCAGCGTTAGATCTGGGCTGTAACCGGCTCGACGCCTTCCGGCTTGTGACCCTGCCGATCATCGCACCCGCGGTCATCTCGGGCTGGCTTCTGGCGTTCACACTGTCGCTTGACGATCTGGTGATCGCAAGCTTTGTCTCCGGCCCGTCGTCGACCACGCTGCCGATCAAGATCTGGAGCTCGGTCCGGCTGGGGGTCACGCCCGAAATCAACGCACTGTCGACGTTGATGATCGCGATCGTCACGGTGGGGGTCATCACCGCCTCGCTGATCTCGAAACGCGGCGCGGCGCGGGCACAGGCTGATGCACAGGCGGCGGATCGCGCCACCGGATGA
- a CDS encoding NAD(P)/FAD-dependent oxidoreductase: MKRVFSQYAYGDGPRAGCWWDATRQAPGHAPFTGPARTDVAIIGAGFTGLMAALHLAQAGISVRVLDAQRVGWGASGRNGGFCCLGGGMASDAALDRRFGKSGRIDWRRTELAAIKTVEATVRTLDLEVDRHSNGETCLAHRPRDFEELRVEADKLAENYGVDHELIGPDALRQAGMAGPFHGGLTIGAGFGLNPRKYLLGLAAAAEQHGARLHDQSQVTALVRANDCWRLTLNHSTLQADRVIVATNGYGSDDLPPWLGARYLPSQSNVIVTRPLTDDEIVAQGWTTDQMAYDSRNLLHYFRLMPDRRFLFGMRGGLQSGSAAEARSQARIRRDFAQMFPAWRGVEITHGWSGMVSIARDLLPFVGAVPDAPGIFAGLCYHGNGVAMGSHAGTLLADLVRGKQPDRAYPEALRQPLRRFPFGRFRRVVMPFAYAGYALADL; the protein is encoded by the coding sequence ATGAAGCGGGTCTTTTCCCAGTATGCCTATGGCGATGGCCCCCGCGCGGGGTGCTGGTGGGATGCGACGCGGCAGGCGCCGGGCCATGCGCCTTTTACCGGACCTGCACGTACGGATGTGGCCATCATCGGCGCCGGTTTCACGGGGCTGATGGCGGCGTTGCATCTGGCGCAGGCCGGGATCAGCGTGCGTGTTCTGGACGCACAACGCGTCGGCTGGGGGGCGTCGGGGCGCAATGGCGGGTTTTGCTGTCTGGGCGGTGGCATGGCGTCGGATGCGGCGCTGGACAGGCGTTTTGGCAAATCTGGCCGGATCGACTGGCGCCGGACCGAGCTTGCGGCGATCAAGACCGTGGAAGCCACCGTGAGGACATTGGACCTCGAAGTGGACCGGCATTCGAATGGAGAAACCTGCCTTGCGCACCGGCCTCGCGATTTTGAGGAGCTGCGCGTGGAAGCCGACAAACTGGCAGAGAACTATGGCGTGGACCACGAGTTGATCGGGCCGGACGCTTTGCGCCAGGCGGGCATGGCAGGCCCCTTTCACGGAGGGCTGACAATCGGCGCCGGCTTTGGGCTGAATCCGCGCAAGTATTTGCTGGGCCTCGCCGCAGCAGCGGAGCAGCATGGTGCGCGATTGCACGATCAAAGTCAGGTGACGGCGCTGGTGCGCGCCAATGATTGTTGGCGGCTGACCCTGAACCACAGCACTCTTCAGGCCGACCGCGTAATCGTCGCGACGAATGGCTACGGCTCGGATGATTTGCCGCCTTGGTTGGGCGCACGTTACTTGCCAAGCCAATCGAATGTAATCGTCACGCGGCCCCTGACCGATGACGAGATTGTCGCCCAAGGCTGGACAACAGACCAAATGGCTTATGACAGCCGGAATCTGCTGCACTACTTCCGCCTGATGCCGGATCGCCGGTTTCTGTTCGGGATGCGCGGAGGCCTGCAAAGCGGTTCTGCCGCCGAGGCGCGTTCGCAAGCCCGCATCCGCCGCGACTTTGCGCAGATGTTTCCCGCCTGGCGGGGGGTTGAGATCACGCATGGATGGTCTGGCATGGTTTCCATTGCGCGAGATCTGCTGCCATTTGTCGGTGCGGTTCCGGATGCACCGGGGATCTTTGCGGGCCTGTGCTATCACGGAAACGGCGTGGCGATGGGTAGCCACGCGGGTACGCTGCTGGCCGATCTTGTGCGTGGCAAACAGCCTGACCGCGCCTACCCGGAGGCGCTACGCCAGCCGCTTAGACGATTTCCGTTCGGGCGCTTCCGACGGGTCGTCATGCCCTTCGCCTACGCGGGTTATGCGCTGGCGGATCTCTAG
- a CDS encoding flagellar hook capping FlgD N-terminal domain-containing protein, whose amino-acid sequence MTDLITGLGSGGIAGAAATAPQTKAVLSSDFETFIKMLTTQAEYQDPLEPLDSSEYAAQLAQFSMVEQQVLSNDLLSALAASLGGGTIAQLSGWIGMEARTTQPVLFDGSPLTVLTETPPNATEATLNVYDSGGTLVDRRLLPTGAPAVQWAGVGADGTPVPAGLYRFEVESIDAAGEPLPTALAASYARVTELRTEGTQGIVVFAGGSETTAESITALREAS is encoded by the coding sequence ATGACAGATCTTATCACCGGATTAGGCAGCGGCGGCATCGCGGGTGCCGCAGCAACCGCCCCCCAGACCAAGGCCGTTCTATCCTCAGACTTTGAAACGTTCATCAAAATGTTGACGACACAAGCAGAATACCAGGACCCGCTGGAGCCACTGGACAGTTCGGAATACGCCGCACAGCTTGCCCAGTTTTCCATGGTCGAGCAGCAAGTGTTGTCGAATGATCTGCTGAGTGCGCTTGCCGCTTCTCTCGGGGGCGGGACGATTGCCCAGCTTTCCGGTTGGATCGGAATGGAAGCACGCACGACGCAACCCGTACTGTTCGACGGCAGCCCCCTGACGGTTCTGACTGAAACACCTCCAAACGCGACTGAGGCGACCCTGAATGTCTACGACTCCGGCGGTACCCTCGTCGACAGGCGCCTTTTGCCGACTGGCGCGCCGGCGGTACAATGGGCAGGCGTTGGTGCCGATGGCACACCCGTTCCAGCGGGCCTTTATCGGTTCGAAGTCGAATCGATCGACGCCGCAGGTGAGCCGCTTCCGACCGCCCTCGCCGCCAGCTATGCCCGCGTGACGGAATTGCGCACCGAGGGCACCCAAGGCATCGTTGTCTTTGCCGGGGGAAGCGAAACGACAGCCGAAAGCATCACGGCCCTTCGCGAAGCATCCTAG
- a CDS encoding flagellar hook-length control protein FliK, translated as MTQVSQFPVMSGQFDPVDSGRLPTSASGFSDAKGPKANFAAVLSDLQKPLPGPSGVGAEDALARPPSDPPETEAAPKADTNDPEATADAKTLHSASESELPTRLAPHAQTPAHSAAPPQTSRRAAEQLPDTAQPSSKASESLILRQATTPDTGVMTTPAKASTPNPALFDAASPPSHPGTEVRVAKHGSDTARNDKDRETKASIHGTVDNADAQDATAAMRETPTPIAIADKRITATASAQIPVNQPTATEQTVLMQQAEPAGHPTPEESQLVQKLHSAADAKPTNGSKSHPENAGPPSAAQRAAQMALPKQDRTGNAGGFSADPTQPVKSDLAATPHHSNPVPHVSYGSPDLARHATGFSHEPDGSMVKATSLAGSNTLPSGPIGIAAGMAGNGKTLATQQRDLRHVSGTSTQTTPAISREGAGAPVKDPLSVPPPSATGAPATPKMDAMTHPATAAVSLTSAARIPVQAFPQARSTSDTTRPMQMEAPPRQWGGSQGLRQPYSFSPASGQTLPNTISGAPGLAIQSDPILTPVADTQIDLAWDAPRALQNQAPAQSVPARTDLPQHTLRQIAEAAPQASHRPVEIALAPEELGRLRMSVATDERGIVVHILAERPETLDLMRRHIDQLGQNFRQIGYDTISFSFGQGSTTDRGESSARERGPSGGEPTEAIEQPTPQISLIADDSGGVDIRL; from the coding sequence ATGACACAAGTTTCCCAGTTTCCAGTAATGTCGGGCCAATTCGATCCAGTCGATTCCGGCAGGTTGCCGACGTCAGCATCAGGTTTTTCCGATGCGAAGGGCCCAAAAGCCAATTTCGCCGCCGTGCTTTCAGATCTGCAAAAACCACTCCCCGGCCCTTCCGGGGTAGGGGCAGAGGACGCCTTGGCGAGACCTCCCAGCGATCCGCCTGAAACGGAGGCTGCTCCAAAGGCAGATACCAATGATCCTGAGGCTACAGCGGATGCAAAGACGCTCCATTCAGCCTCGGAAAGTGAGTTGCCAACGCGTTTGGCTCCGCATGCACAGACTCCAGCACATTCAGCTGCACCACCGCAAACTTCGCGGCGAGCAGCGGAACAGCTGCCTGACACCGCACAACCAAGTTCAAAGGCGTCAGAATCGCTGATCCTCCGCCAGGCAACCACCCCGGACACAGGTGTCATGACAACACCGGCGAAAGCATCCACGCCAAATCCTGCTCTCTTCGACGCAGCATCTCCGCCTTCGCATCCTGGCACCGAGGTTCGCGTTGCAAAGCATGGCTCAGACACGGCACGGAATGACAAAGACCGGGAAACAAAGGCGTCTATTCATGGCACCGTGGACAACGCTGATGCCCAAGATGCCACAGCCGCAATGAGGGAAACGCCCACGCCGATAGCGATCGCCGACAAACGGATAACCGCCACGGCCTCCGCGCAAATCCCGGTGAACCAACCGACTGCAACAGAGCAGACCGTTTTGATGCAGCAAGCTGAACCGGCTGGGCATCCCACCCCCGAAGAATCGCAGTTGGTACAGAAACTGCATTCCGCTGCCGATGCGAAACCCACGAATGGATCCAAATCCCACCCCGAGAATGCGGGACCACCTTCGGCTGCGCAACGGGCTGCACAGATGGCTCTCCCGAAGCAGGACCGGACGGGAAATGCGGGCGGATTCTCCGCTGATCCAACCCAGCCCGTAAAATCCGATCTCGCTGCCACCCCGCACCACTCGAACCCGGTGCCCCATGTGTCGTACGGGTCCCCTGATCTGGCGCGTCACGCCACTGGATTTTCACATGAGCCGGATGGCTCCATGGTCAAAGCAACCTCACTGGCAGGGTCAAATACATTGCCGTCAGGACCGATCGGCATTGCGGCAGGGATGGCGGGCAATGGAAAGACTCTTGCAACTCAGCAGCGCGATCTTCGACACGTCTCCGGGACGAGCACGCAAACAACGCCAGCCATATCTCGAGAGGGTGCGGGCGCGCCCGTGAAGGATCCTTTATCTGTACCGCCCCCGTCCGCAACCGGCGCACCGGCAACCCCGAAGATGGATGCGATGACGCATCCGGCAACAGCCGCAGTTTCCCTGACGTCGGCCGCCAGGATCCCGGTACAAGCGTTTCCGCAGGCACGAAGCACCAGTGACACGACCAGACCGATGCAAATGGAAGCTCCCCCACGCCAATGGGGTGGGTCCCAGGGGCTGCGACAGCCCTATTCCTTTTCCCCTGCATCCGGACAAACCTTGCCAAATACTATCTCGGGCGCACCCGGACTGGCTATCCAATCAGACCCGATACTGACCCCTGTGGCGGATACCCAGATTGATCTGGCATGGGACGCGCCGCGCGCTTTGCAAAACCAGGCGCCAGCGCAATCAGTGCCCGCGCGCACTGACCTGCCACAGCACACACTGCGCCAAATTGCCGAAGCAGCGCCGCAGGCTTCACATCGACCGGTCGAGATCGCGCTTGCGCCAGAAGAGCTTGGCCGCCTGCGCATGTCGGTCGCAACCGACGAGCGCGGGATCGTCGTACACATCCTTGCGGAGCGGCCCGAAACCCTGGATCTGATGCGCCGCCACATCGACCAGCTTGGGCAGAACTTCCGCCAGATAGGTTACGATACAATCAGCTTCAGTTTTGGGCAGGGCAGCACCACAGACCGTGGGGAGTCCTCCGCACGCGAGCGTGGGCCTTCCGGCGGAGAACCGACTGAGGCGATAGAGCAGCCCACGCCCCAAATCTCATTGATCGCCGATGACTCCGGCGGCGTTGATATCAGATTGTAA
- a CDS encoding rod-binding protein, with protein MIPPLDLPPPRPPHQTDKPLLEAARALETQFLAEMLKAAGLGKTSSEFGGGVGEDQFGSFLVTEQARAMVDAGGIGLAESLFDALKDQQDG; from the coding sequence GTGATACCGCCCCTGGATCTGCCGCCACCCCGCCCACCCCATCAGACAGACAAACCACTGCTTGAGGCCGCGCGCGCGCTTGAGACGCAATTCCTTGCCGAGATGCTCAAGGCCGCTGGGCTTGGCAAGACCAGCAGTGAATTCGGCGGCGGGGTGGGCGAGGATCAATTCGGCTCGTTTCTGGTGACCGAACAGGCGCGCGCCATGGTGGACGCCGGGGGCATCGGCCTGGCGGAATCTCTTTTCGATGCGCTCAAGGACCAGCAGGATGGATGA
- a CDS encoding flagellar biosynthesis protein FlgN, with amino-acid sequence MDDLSMLYERLEMLIERERASLLTGDLDTLGALLSEKELLIADVLQGSNGPELPGLLRDKMHRNQLLLKSAMEGINAVSARLAALQEVRATLGTYDAHGRKAGAAPQPFARIERRA; translated from the coding sequence ATGGATGATTTGTCGATGCTATACGAGCGGCTTGAGATGCTGATCGAGCGTGAACGTGCGTCGCTCCTGACTGGCGATCTGGACACGCTTGGGGCGCTGCTTTCCGAAAAGGAATTGCTTATCGCGGATGTTCTGCAGGGTTCCAATGGGCCGGAATTGCCAGGCCTTCTGCGGGATAAAATGCACCGCAACCAATTGCTGCTGAAAAGTGCGATGGAGGGGATTAATGCCGTCTCTGCCCGGCTGGCCGCCTTGCAGGAGGTCCGCGCGACACTCGGCACGTATGACGCTCACGGGCGCAAGGCAGGGGCCGCACCGCAACCTTTCGCCCGCATCGAACGGCGGGCTTGA
- a CDS encoding flagellin: MSSILTNNSAMVALQTLKSINMDLAETQNAISTGKDINSAKDNSAIWAISKVMESDVVGFESVQDSLAIGQSTVAVASAGAERIVETLKEMKALAIAGQSETADFAKINADLQEKIGEITAVKAGTQFNGVNLLIDDIDGDGATSLTVISSLNRVGNAAPTVASIDVNTVDFTSNLDETSITAITDSTDAATAFGEIEAFLTVAINGAASLGAEAARIENQQGYISKLNDAVKSGIGSLVDADMEAASAKLQALQTQQQLGVQALSIANQAPQTLLSLFR, from the coding sequence ATGTCGAGCATTCTTACAAACAACAGCGCAATGGTTGCATTGCAGACTTTGAAATCCATCAATATGGATCTTGCCGAGACGCAAAATGCGATCAGCACCGGCAAGGATATCAACTCCGCCAAGGATAATTCGGCCATCTGGGCGATTTCCAAAGTCATGGAATCCGACGTCGTCGGTTTCGAATCCGTGCAAGACTCGCTGGCCATCGGTCAGTCCACTGTTGCGGTCGCGTCGGCCGGTGCGGAACGCATCGTCGAGACGCTCAAGGAAATGAAGGCGCTGGCGATTGCCGGTCAGTCGGAAACTGCGGATTTCGCCAAGATCAATGCAGACCTGCAGGAAAAGATCGGTGAAATCACGGCGGTGAAGGCCGGGACCCAGTTCAACGGTGTGAACCTGCTGATTGACGATATCGATGGGGACGGCGCGACATCGTTGACGGTGATTTCGTCATTGAACCGCGTCGGCAACGCGGCGCCGACGGTTGCATCCATTGATGTGAATACTGTGGATTTCACCAGCAACCTCGATGAGACGTCGATCACGGCCATCACCGATTCTACCGATGCGGCGACGGCTTTTGGTGAGATTGAGGCCTTCCTGACAGTAGCGATCAACGGCGCCGCGTCGTTGGGTGCCGAAGCTGCCCGGATTGAAAACCAGCAAGGCTATATCAGCAAACTCAACGATGCTGTGAAATCCGGTATCGGCTCACTGGTCGACGCGGACATGGAAGCGGCCTCCGCGAAGCTTCAGGCACTGCAGACGCAGCAGCAGCTGGGTGTTCAGGCCCTGTCGATTGCCAACCAGGCGCCGCAGACACTGCTGTCCCTCTTCCGCTAA
- the flaF gene encoding flagellar biosynthesis regulator FlaF, translating to MNSTALAQQAYAPTAAPLRSDRKVEYAVIGRITARLKSAVDSGDFAKLVNALHENRTLWRKLGLDVADPGNLLPDDLRARLIYLADFTDHHTRKVLRREATALALIEVNTAILRGLK from the coding sequence GTGAATTCAACCGCACTTGCCCAGCAGGCCTATGCACCGACCGCGGCGCCACTCCGTTCTGACCGCAAGGTCGAATACGCCGTTATCGGCCGCATCACCGCCCGCCTGAAAAGCGCCGTCGACTCAGGCGATTTTGCAAAGCTTGTCAACGCGCTTCACGAGAATCGAACGCTCTGGCGCAAGCTTGGTCTGGATGTCGCGGATCCCGGCAATCTGCTGCCCGACGATCTGCGGGCACGGCTGATTTATCTTGCCGATTTCACGGATCACCACACCCGCAAGGTTTTGCGGCGCGAAGCGACGGCGCTTGCCCTGATCGAAGTGAACACCGCCATTTTGCGCGGTCTGAAATAG
- the flbT gene encoding flagellar biosynthesis repressor FlbT, whose protein sequence is MSGLVLKLGPKERVLINGAVIENGDRRSRLSIVTPDAKILRLRDAIHPEEATTPVRRLLFSVQLVLSGDKEPQAAQTSLLRQMEELSQVFTDSDSRQILAEASAALVSLQHYRVLKALRCLLPREDRLLSVRPS, encoded by the coding sequence ATGAGTGGACTTGTTTTGAAGTTGGGCCCGAAGGAACGGGTATTGATAAACGGTGCGGTGATCGAAAATGGAGATCGGCGTAGTCGTCTGTCCATCGTGACACCCGATGCCAAGATCCTGCGCCTGCGCGATGCAATCCATCCCGAAGAGGCGACAACCCCCGTACGGCGCTTGCTGTTTTCGGTGCAACTGGTTCTGTCGGGCGACAAGGAACCACAGGCGGCGCAGACGTCTTTGCTGCGCCAGATGGAAGAGCTGAGCCAGGTCTTTACCGACAGTGACAGCCGCCAAATTCTTGCCGAGGCGAGCGCCGCGCTTGTTTCGTTGCAACACTACCGCGTCCTCAAGGCGTTGCGCTGCCTGCTCCCGCGCGAGGACCGGCTTTTGTCGGTAAGGCCAAGCTAA
- a CDS encoding DUF1217 domain-containing protein, which yields MFQPVIPIAGLGGWRFLQQTYDNQFAAFTQSAQIQRDSDYFRENIANVTTAEDLVKDRRLLTVALGAFGLEGDIDNRFFIQKILSEGTTNDDALANRFADTRYAELSQAFGFGPGEFLKTGVDLFAEAIVDRFEAASFEIAAGNANESMRFALYAQREMGPLANDQMSNDAKWFTIMGEPPLRKIFESALNLPASFGQIDLDQQLVVFKERAEREFGSSDIGQFSDPELVQELIDKFVVRDQIQQFNSSVSAQSIALTLLRGF from the coding sequence ATGTTCCAACCGGTTATCCCGATCGCCGGGCTGGGTGGCTGGCGGTTCCTGCAGCAGACCTATGACAATCAATTTGCGGCGTTCACGCAAAGCGCGCAGATCCAGCGCGACAGTGACTATTTTCGCGAGAACATCGCGAACGTGACCACCGCGGAGGATCTTGTGAAAGATCGGCGTCTGTTGACCGTAGCACTTGGTGCTTTCGGGCTTGAAGGGGATATCGACAATAGGTTCTTCATCCAGAAGATCCTTTCGGAAGGTACCACGAACGACGACGCGCTCGCCAATCGGTTCGCCGACACCCGCTACGCGGAATTGTCGCAGGCCTTTGGGTTTGGCCCGGGTGAGTTTCTGAAAACCGGTGTGGATCTCTTCGCCGAGGCGATCGTCGACCGATTCGAGGCGGCCTCGTTTGAAATTGCGGCCGGGAACGCCAATGAGTCCATGCGTTTTGCGCTTTATGCACAGCGCGAGATGGGACCACTGGCAAATGATCAGATGTCCAACGATGCCAAATGGTTCACCATCATGGGCGAACCACCCTTGCGCAAGATTTTCGAGAGTGCCCTGAACCTGCCTGCATCATTTGGGCAGATCGACCTCGATCAGCAGCTTGTTGTCTTCAAGGAACGTGCTGAGCGTGAATTCGGCAGCTCGGACATCGGACAGTTTTCCGACCCTGAGCTGGTGCAGGAATTGATCGACAAATTTGTGGTGCGCGATCAGATTCAGCAGTTCAACAGCTCCGTCTCCGCGCAATCCATTGCGCTGACACTCTTGCGGGGATTCTAG
- a CDS encoding FliI/YscN family ATPase gives MTQSVLIDGLTAHIARQTPVHTVGRVTRIAGGVLYLKGLADLAAIGDAITVRRQRGAPLEGEVVQISGDTTVMLAQEDAIGVGLDDPATLSPAQDIAPGDHWLGRIVDSLGAPLDGKPLLRGSFARKLHSAPPPPSRRRAFGKRLGTGLAVTNTMLPLVSGQRMGLFAGSGVGKSTMLGQLARHLTADVVVIALIGERGRELRHFVEEVLGAEGMARSVVVAATSDQSPLLRRRCAWTAMSVAEHFRDVGKSVLFLADSITRFAEAHREVAIAAGEAPVLRGFPPSTPHHITSLCERAGPGAGSQGDITAIFSVLVAGSDMDEPIADILRGVLDGHVVMDRKIAERGRFPAIDVLRSVSRSLPDAANARENTLIAQARRMLSLYDSNATMIGAGLYAHGSNPDIDKAIQIQPDLEEFLSLIEPDDPQRSFSQLELILRRAGITP, from the coding sequence ATGACCCAAAGCGTTCTCATCGACGGGCTTACCGCCCACATCGCGCGCCAGACCCCCGTTCACACGGTGGGGCGCGTGACCCGGATCGCGGGCGGCGTGCTGTATCTGAAAGGCCTTGCCGATCTGGCCGCGATTGGGGATGCGATCACGGTTCGCCGCCAACGCGGCGCGCCTCTTGAAGGAGAGGTCGTTCAGATTTCGGGCGATACAACCGTGATGCTGGCCCAGGAGGACGCCATCGGCGTCGGGCTGGATGATCCGGCAACACTATCGCCAGCGCAGGATATTGCCCCCGGCGATCATTGGCTGGGGCGCATTGTAGACAGCTTGGGCGCGCCGCTCGACGGCAAACCCCTGCTGCGCGGCAGCTTTGCGCGCAAATTGCATAGCGCCCCACCGCCGCCCTCTAGACGGCGCGCGTTCGGGAAACGGCTGGGAACGGGGCTGGCCGTCACGAATACGATGCTGCCGCTCGTCAGCGGCCAGCGCATGGGGCTCTTTGCCGGCTCTGGCGTGGGAAAATCCACGATGCTGGGTCAACTGGCGCGGCATTTGACCGCCGACGTGGTGGTCATCGCCTTAATCGGCGAACGGGGCCGCGAATTGCGCCATTTCGTCGAAGAAGTCCTGGGCGCCGAAGGCATGGCGCGCAGCGTCGTGGTCGCCGCAACCTCGGATCAATCGCCGCTGCTGCGCCGTCGCTGCGCCTGGACGGCGATGTCCGTGGCCGAGCATTTTCGCGATGTCGGCAAATCCGTTCTATTTCTCGCCGATAGCATCACCCGCTTTGCCGAAGCGCATCGCGAGGTCGCCATCGCCGCGGGCGAGGCGCCAGTGCTGCGCGGCTTTCCCCCATCGACCCCACACCATATCACGTCCCTGTGCGAACGTGCCGGGCCGGGTGCGGGCTCTCAGGGGGATATCACGGCAATTTTCAGCGTGCTTGTCGCCGGATCTGATATGGACGAGCCTATTGCGGACATACTGCGCGGCGTGCTCGATGGGCATGTGGTGATGGACCGCAAGATTGCGGAGCGCGGACGCTTTCCCGCGATTGACGTTCTACGATCCGTCTCTCGCAGCCTTCCCGACGCTGCAAATGCACGCGAAAACACGCTTATTGCGCAGGCCCGCAGGATGCTCAGCCTATACGACAGCAATGCAACGATGATTGGTGCCGGGCTCTATGCGCACGGCAGCAATCCCGATATCGACAAGGCGATCCAGATCCAACCCGACCTTGAGGAGTTCCTGAGCCTGATCGAGCCGGATGATCCACAGCGCAGCTTCAGCCAGCTCGAGCTGATCCTGCGTCGCGCAGGAATAACGCCCTAG
- a CDS encoding FlgB family protein yields MFDNLNVFRMASSMAQHAGQQQALISQNVAHADTPGYRGSRLPDFASLYTGDDSAGAQRATRARHLHGNQGDLSLAAVEMRASNSPNGNTISLETELLEAAQAKSHHDRALAIYKSGLDTLRATMRK; encoded by the coding sequence ATGTTCGACAATCTGAACGTATTTCGCATGGCGTCGTCCATGGCGCAGCACGCTGGCCAGCAGCAGGCGCTGATATCGCAAAACGTGGCGCATGCCGACACGCCGGGGTATCGCGGTTCGCGCCTGCCCGATTTTGCGTCGTTGTATACAGGTGACGACAGTGCAGGCGCCCAGCGTGCCACGCGTGCCCGGCATCTGCACGGCAATCAAGGGGATCTTTCGCTTGCCGCCGTTGAGATGCGTGCCAGCAATTCGCCAAACGGCAATACGATCTCGCTCGAGACTGAATTGCTGGAGGCCGCGCAGGCAAAAAGCCACCATGACCGCGCCCTGGCCATCTACAAAAGCGGGCTGGACACGTTGCGCGCCACGATGCGCAAGTGA